A stretch of the Clostridiales bacterium genome encodes the following:
- a CDS encoding V-type ATPase subunit: protein MLSGAGTGTGTRTSAGAGAGVVRMVRDPVRYGFAVGRVRVLETRMLSSATYERLIDARDITSQRRILSETVYGGFLERANNAEGVERGLEAAVTELYESFLCRSHLPEEVVAYFRIRHDFDNLKGRLKAESLGVDVSGMLTRLGSKPPDVFTGSAELLSGPLRLAESRIRAAATGEDGALAPGRIDDMIDAELFSELGRIAKRVRNPFLNDLLALEADLANVRVILRARVRAAPAAYAEERLVPGGRIPVSALVAAHRLPLEDVARRLTSAGPLRGMDPEAVIDIERFDVAASALLARKVRTSRMFAIGPEPVLGYVMSRLAEVTAVRTLLLGSLAGVDRNALRARLQDVM from the coding sequence GTGCTTTCCGGGGCCGGGACCGGGACCGGGACCAGGACCAGTGCGGGCGCTGGCGCTGGCGTCGTCCGGATGGTGCGCGACCCAGTCAGGTACGGTTTTGCCGTGGGCCGAGTGCGCGTACTTGAGACGCGAATGCTCTCGTCGGCAACGTACGAGCGCCTCATCGACGCGCGCGACATCACGAGCCAGCGTCGAATCTTGAGCGAGACGGTCTACGGCGGCTTTCTCGAGCGTGCGAACAACGCCGAGGGCGTCGAGCGAGGGCTCGAGGCGGCCGTCACTGAACTGTACGAGAGCTTCCTGTGCCGCTCGCATCTACCCGAGGAGGTCGTGGCCTACTTCCGTATCCGCCACGATTTCGACAATCTCAAGGGCCGCCTCAAGGCGGAATCCTTGGGCGTGGATGTGTCCGGCATGCTCACTCGGCTTGGCTCCAAACCGCCCGATGTCTTCACCGGATCCGCCGAGCTGCTCTCCGGCCCGCTCAGGTTGGCTGAGTCCCGCATCCGTGCCGCAGCCACCGGCGAAGACGGCGCACTCGCACCAGGGCGCATCGATGACATGATCGACGCCGAACTATTCTCAGAGCTAGGGAGGATCGCGAAGCGCGTGAGGAATCCGTTTCTCAACGACCTTCTCGCCCTCGAAGCCGATCTCGCCAACGTGCGGGTCATCCTGCGTGCGCGGGTACGCGCGGCGCCAGCGGCGTATGCCGAGGAGCGCTTGGTGCCTGGGGGCCGGATCCCGGTTTCCGCGCTTGTGGCCGCGCATCGCTTGCCGCTTGAGGACGTCGCGCGGCGCCTGACTTCCGCTGGGCCGCTTAGAGGAATGGACCCTGAGGCCGTCATCGACATCGAGCGATTCGATGTCGCCGCGAGCGCCCTGCTTGCGCGCAAGGTGCGCACAAGCCGCATGTTCGCGATCGGCCCTGAGCCGGTGCTTGGCTACGTGATGTCCCGGCTTGCCGAGGTGACCGCGGTACGCACGTTACTCCTAGGCTCCCTCGCCGGTGTTGACCGGAACGCGCTGAGAGCGCGACTTCAGGATGTGATGTGA
- a CDS encoding DUF951 domain-containing protein, translated as MSCARRTIFPRVRETRSREETRVALPITPVRAGDTVRLKKPHPCGANEWGVVRVGMDILLECRGCGRKVRLVRYEFDRRFRGFIGEPAADTPGLPLRADAAQEPTEEK; from the coding sequence ATGTCTTGTGCGCGGCGGACGATCTTTCCCCGTGTGAGGGAGACAAGATCGCGTGAGGAGACGAGAGTGGCCCTTCCGATAACCCCTGTGCGAGCGGGTGACACCGTGCGGCTCAAGAAACCCCATCCCTGCGGGGCGAATGAGTGGGGGGTTGTCCGCGTGGGAATGGACATCCTGCTCGAGTGCCGAGGGTGCGGCCGCAAGGTGCGCCTCGTCCGCTACGAGTTCGACCGCAGGTTTCGCGGGTTCATCGGCGAGCCAGCGGCGGACACGCCTGGGTTGCCGCTACGCGCAGACGCGGCGCAGGAGCCCACCGAGGAGAAGTAG
- a CDS encoding V-type ATP synthase subunit I, whose protein sequence is MAVDRMLKVTVIGHESVRRTAIDLLQSAGVVEIETAIVPDERLSSAALDRVRISELDEKVADATFVRDLLGRFYKRSAPFSTFIAEKVHMTRGEFDALAPDEEFERVYRECEHIAERVATIDRERIRLRALAHELAPWELLSLPIEQWRGTVHTALFCGTVPESSAEEIRQMLRDASEFVSVVEAGRADGREAWVVIAHREALDDVRATLAHTEFAAVSFAGIAGTPAAERERALSEASALDVELVEVEASATRLAAKYYTHAMALVQALLTRRDAEQVIEHVCTSECVFVASGWMPARERSALIEALAPVSGAVDLEFADPAPDDRVPVRLHNAALIRPFEVLTDLYGRPRYGDIDPTPLLAGFFFIFFGMCIGDVGYGVILAVAAWLIKTRLDVAPGVRKFMDLLMLGGVASVMVGVATRSYFALAEEALPTFLRYEPLLDPLRDVMVMLVVSVALGVVHISFGVAVNAYRKVKAGDVLGALCEDVTTLALFVAVGVVVAFPSTAGWLLPWSLVAAVVLKGRVIERAVFDRSVGGVLLGVGKGLLGLYGLVGYASDFLSYTRLAALGLASLLVGDTMNRLAGLVVDVPFGIGILAAVLILVVGHTFNVVIGLLGAFVHPTRLQFVEFFSKFYEGGGRPFAPFAPRTKQVVLHPATGEAKGGVR, encoded by the coding sequence GTGGCTGTTGACCGCATGCTCAAAGTGACGGTGATCGGTCATGAGAGCGTTCGGCGAACAGCGATCGATCTGCTCCAGTCCGCGGGAGTCGTGGAGATCGAGACGGCAATCGTTCCCGATGAGAGGCTCTCTTCAGCCGCACTCGACCGCGTGCGTATAAGTGAACTCGATGAGAAGGTCGCGGACGCCACGTTCGTGCGCGATCTTCTCGGCAGGTTTTATAAACGCTCCGCACCCTTCTCGACGTTTATCGCCGAGAAGGTGCACATGACGCGCGGTGAATTTGACGCGCTCGCCCCCGATGAGGAGTTCGAGCGCGTCTATCGTGAGTGTGAGCACATTGCCGAGCGGGTAGCGACGATCGATCGCGAGCGGATACGGTTGCGCGCGCTCGCTCACGAGCTTGCGCCGTGGGAGCTGCTTTCGCTACCTATCGAGCAGTGGCGCGGAACGGTGCACACGGCCCTGTTCTGCGGCACGGTTCCGGAGTCCTCGGCCGAGGAGATCCGCCAGATGCTGCGTGACGCAAGCGAGTTCGTGAGTGTCGTTGAGGCCGGCCGGGCCGATGGGCGCGAGGCGTGGGTGGTCATCGCGCACCGGGAGGCGCTCGACGACGTGCGCGCGACCCTCGCGCACACGGAGTTCGCGGCGGTATCGTTCGCCGGCATAGCCGGGACGCCCGCGGCCGAGCGGGAGCGCGCGCTCTCGGAGGCCTCGGCACTGGACGTTGAGCTCGTCGAGGTTGAGGCGTCCGCGACGCGGCTCGCGGCGAAGTACTACACGCACGCGATGGCCCTCGTGCAGGCCCTCCTTACGCGCCGGGACGCAGAGCAGGTCATCGAGCACGTCTGCACTTCCGAGTGCGTGTTCGTCGCGAGCGGCTGGATGCCTGCGCGCGAGCGCTCGGCGCTCATCGAAGCGCTTGCGCCGGTCAGCGGTGCCGTGGATCTGGAGTTCGCCGACCCCGCACCCGATGATCGCGTACCGGTGCGGCTCCACAACGCCGCTCTTATCCGTCCGTTTGAGGTGCTCACTGACCTCTACGGGCGTCCGCGCTACGGAGACATCGATCCCACGCCGCTGCTCGCCGGCTTTTTCTTCATCTTCTTTGGCATGTGTATAGGCGACGTCGGATACGGAGTGATACTCGCGGTAGCCGCCTGGCTCATCAAGACGCGGCTCGATGTAGCGCCCGGTGTGCGCAAATTCATGGACCTCCTCATGCTTGGCGGCGTCGCTTCAGTGATGGTTGGTGTGGCCACACGCTCGTACTTTGCGCTCGCCGAGGAGGCCTTGCCGACGTTTCTGCGCTACGAGCCGTTGCTGGACCCGCTGCGCGACGTCATGGTGATGCTCGTGGTGTCGGTCGCGCTGGGCGTTGTGCACATCTCGTTTGGGGTCGCCGTCAACGCGTATCGGAAAGTGAAGGCCGGAGACGTGCTCGGCGCACTCTGCGAGGACGTGACCACGCTCGCTCTCTTTGTGGCTGTCGGCGTGGTGGTGGCGTTTCCGTCTACCGCCGGGTGGCTGCTGCCGTGGTCGCTGGTAGCGGCGGTTGTGCTCAAGGGCAGGGTGATCGAGCGGGCAGTTTTTGACCGGTCTGTGGGCGGCGTCCTTCTCGGCGTGGGAAAAGGGTTGCTCGGATTGTATGGTCTCGTGGGGTACGCGTCGGACTTCCTGTCCTATACGCGTCTTGCCGCACTCGGGCTTGCAAGCCTGCTTGTTGGCGACACGATGAACCGGCTCGCGGGCCTTGTGGTCGACGTGCCATTTGGGATCGGGATCCTTGCCGCTGTGCTGATCCTCGTGGTGGGCCACACCTTCAACGTGGTCATCGGTCTGCTCGGCGCGTTCGTGCACCCCACCCGGTTGCAGTTCGTCGAGTTCTTCAGCAAGTTCTACGAAGGCGGAGGACGGCCGTTTGCGCCGTTTGCTCCGCGCACCAAACAAGTGGTCTTGCACCCGGCGACGGGTGAGGCGAAAGGAGGCGTACGGTAG
- a CDS encoding CapA family protein, translating into MPLRSTSSISESSRDAARRRRASRRRSRIAVALTAFAVAALAVAALSNAGSQSSPRTAGAPVKATDTSGTLGTAVEPSAPATRPASVKPAPALPATLTVAAVGDMHFDRQVKQLIEREGGLAPLVHVAAHLSAADVTVGNLESPLSNGGTPWPDKDVRFRGDPRAIEGIKASGFTFLSLANNHILDYGAEALRDTVLALDTAGVRYAGAGANRSAAWKPAVAAYGETTVAFLSFSHILPAGFIATDSRAGLAPGRTDMEAVARAISAAKEEHDYVIVSFHWGVEYKDNANAGQIRDGRVAIDAGANMVLSHHPHVIQGVEFYNGGLIAYSLGDFVFDHYSRRTGEAFILDAELGPHGVANVRATPVYLQGFGQPKFVHGTEATSILERLKAISGPHGTSVIIEGDTARLVP; encoded by the coding sequence ATGCCTCTACGCTCAACCTCCTCCATTTCCGAGTCATCACGCGACGCCGCGCGACGCAGGCGCGCCAGCCGCCGTCGCTCGCGTATCGCTGTCGCGCTGACCGCTTTCGCCGTCGCGGCACTCGCCGTCGCCGCGCTCTCGAACGCTGGCAGCCAGAGCAGCCCTCGCACGGCAGGAGCGCCCGTCAAGGCGACGGACACATCCGGAACGCTCGGCACCGCGGTCGAGCCGTCAGCACCGGCGACGCGGCCGGCCTCCGTCAAGCCCGCCCCCGCGCTTCCCGCCACCCTCACCGTCGCCGCCGTGGGCGACATGCACTTCGACCGTCAGGTGAAACAGCTCATCGAACGGGAGGGAGGACTGGCGCCGCTCGTACACGTCGCTGCGCACCTCTCGGCGGCGGATGTCACCGTGGGCAACCTCGAAAGCCCCCTTTCGAACGGTGGCACCCCCTGGCCTGACAAGGACGTCCGCTTCCGAGGCGACCCTCGCGCGATCGAGGGCATCAAAGCGAGCGGGTTCACATTCCTCTCGCTCGCAAACAACCACATCCTCGACTACGGCGCCGAAGCGCTCAGGGACACCGTCCTTGCGCTCGACACCGCTGGTGTGAGGTACGCCGGAGCGGGCGCGAACCGCTCGGCCGCATGGAAGCCCGCCGTCGCGGCGTACGGCGAAACCACCGTCGCTTTCCTCTCGTTTAGCCATATCCTGCCCGCCGGATTCATCGCAACGGATTCGAGGGCCGGACTCGCACCGGGCCGCACGGACATGGAGGCGGTCGCACGGGCGATCTCGGCGGCCAAGGAGGAGCACGACTACGTCATCGTGTCGTTCCACTGGGGTGTCGAGTATAAGGACAACGCGAACGCCGGCCAGATCCGCGACGGGCGCGTCGCCATCGACGCGGGCGCCAACATGGTGCTCTCACATCATCCGCACGTCATCCAGGGGGTCGAGTTCTACAACGGCGGGCTCATCGCCTATTCCCTCGGCGATTTCGTGTTCGACCACTACTCGCGCAGGACCGGCGAGGCGTTCATCCTCGACGCCGAGCTCGGTCCGCACGGTGTCGCCAACGTTCGCGCCACGCCAGTCTACCTGCAAGGATTTGGCCAGCCGAAGTTCGTTCACGGCACCGAAGCGACTTCGATCCTCGAGCGCCTGAAGGCGATATCGGGACCCCACGGCACCTCGGTCATCATCGAGGGCGACACGGCGCGGCTGGTACCATGA
- a CDS encoding ACT domain-containing protein, with amino-acid sequence MRTPAILSVLGEDRVGIVAAISRALADAGANIEDIRQTIISGIFSMTMLVTVDEESTPFDVLQERLSGVGSELGVQVTLQREDVFRFMHRI; translated from the coding sequence ATGCGGACGCCCGCCATCCTCTCGGTGCTTGGCGAAGACCGTGTCGGCATCGTCGCCGCGATATCGCGCGCACTCGCTGACGCAGGCGCGAACATCGAAGACATCCGGCAGACGATCATCAGCGGGATATTCTCGATGACGATGCTTGTGACCGTTGACGAGGAGAGCACGCCCTTCGACGTGCTCCAGGAGCGGCTTTCCGGCGTTGGCAGTGAGCTCGGCGTCCAGGTCACACTGCAGCGCGAAGACGTCTTCCGATTCATGCACCGCATCTAA
- a CDS encoding PFL family protein — translation MLSISPEEIVETLLMVTQQNLDIRTVTLGLALDACAHDEIDVIAARVYDHVTAHAERLVPVCEAISIEYGIPIINRRIAVTPIAHIVGACRESDLTPIATALDRAAAEIGVDFIGGFSALVHKGTGDADARLIDSIPSALATTERVCASVNVASTRAGINMDAVMRMAEVIVETSKATAERDSFGCGKLVVFANMVEDNPFMAGAMHGAGEPDTVINVGISGPGVVRAVVSSLPEDADLTAVAEAIKATAFKITRAGELIAREAARRMGVQMGIVDLSLAPTPAAGDSVAAIIEAIGVERCGGPGTTTALALLNDAVKKGGAMGTSSIGGLSGAFIPVSEDTGMVRAVNDGALTLEKLEAMTAVCSVGLDMIVVPGDTSAETLAAIMADAFAIGVINHKTTATRLIPAAGKRVGDVVEYGGLFGSAPVMAVNGWAGTRLMRRGGRFPAPLGSLRN, via the coding sequence ATGCTCAGCATCTCACCAGAGGAGATCGTCGAGACGCTGCTGATGGTCACGCAGCAAAACCTCGACATCAGGACCGTCACCCTCGGGCTCGCGCTCGACGCATGCGCGCACGATGAGATCGACGTGATAGCGGCCCGCGTGTACGACCACGTGACTGCGCACGCCGAGCGCCTCGTCCCCGTCTGCGAGGCCATCAGCATCGAGTACGGCATCCCCATCATCAATCGCCGCATCGCGGTGACCCCGATCGCGCACATCGTCGGAGCGTGCCGCGAGAGCGACCTGACCCCAATCGCCACCGCGCTCGACCGGGCCGCCGCGGAGATCGGGGTAGACTTCATCGGGGGCTTCTCGGCGCTCGTACACAAGGGAACCGGCGACGCTGACGCGCGCCTTATCGACTCCATCCCCTCCGCGCTGGCAACAACCGAGCGAGTCTGCGCGTCGGTCAACGTCGCGTCAACGCGGGCGGGAATCAACATGGATGCGGTCATGCGCATGGCCGAGGTCATCGTCGAGACATCGAAAGCGACCGCCGAGCGCGACAGTTTTGGCTGCGGCAAGCTGGTGGTCTTTGCGAACATGGTCGAGGACAACCCCTTCATGGCCGGCGCCATGCATGGAGCGGGCGAGCCCGATACGGTCATCAACGTGGGAATCTCGGGGCCCGGCGTAGTGCGCGCGGTCGTCTCCTCGCTCCCGGAAGACGCGGACCTCACCGCCGTGGCCGAGGCAATCAAAGCGACCGCGTTCAAGATCACCCGTGCCGGCGAGCTCATCGCGCGTGAAGCGGCGCGCAGAATGGGCGTCCAGATGGGGATCGTCGATCTCTCGCTCGCACCCACACCCGCCGCGGGCGACAGTGTCGCGGCGATCATTGAGGCGATAGGAGTCGAGCGATGCGGCGGACCCGGCACCACAACCGCGCTCGCGCTCCTCAACGATGCGGTCAAGAAGGGCGGGGCGATGGGGACGTCGAGCATCGGCGGCCTGTCCGGCGCGTTCATCCCCGTCTCCGAAGACACGGGCATGGTGCGCGCGGTCAACGACGGCGCTCTCACGCTTGAGAAGCTCGAGGCGATGACGGCGGTGTGCTCGGTGGGACTCGACATGATCGTGGTGCCGGGCGACACCTCCGCCGAGACACTCGCCGCGATCATGGCCGATGCGTTTGCCATAGGCGTCATCAACCACAAGACGACCGCCACGCGGCTCATCCCAGCTGCCGGGAAGCGCGTAGGCGACGTCGTGGAGTACGGTGGGCTCTTCGGATCGGCACCGGTGATGGCCGTGAACGGGTGGGCCGGAACGCGCCTCATGCGTCGCGGCGGACGCTTCCCCGCTCCTCTCGGAAGCTTAAGGAATTAG
- a CDS encoding V-type ATP synthase subunit A — MTQIEQGRIVKVAGPLVVAEGLARSRMYGLVRVGAEGLMGEIIEMRGELCSVQVYEETEGLGPGDPVISTGAPLSVELGPGMMGAVYDGVQRPLDVLERMAGAFLARGISAPGLDRDRRWTFHALARAGEHLEAGDIIGVVQENNVISQRIMVPPTVNGRLEHLESGTYTVTDPVGRLIADDGTPHELLLMQTWPVRVPRPYRRKISLSEPLVTGTRIIDTFFPLLKGGVACIPGPFGAGKTVTQHQIAKWSNADIVIFIGCGERGNEMTDVLKEFPELNDPYSGEPLMRRTVLIANTSNMPVAAREASVYTGITMAEYFRDMGYSVVLQADSTSRWAEAMREISGRLEEMPGEEGFPAYLGTRLAAFYERAGNVVALGRPIEDDGANGAGHGERAGSVSIVGSVSPPGGDLSEPVVQNTLRVVKVFWALEDRLAYERHFPSINWLVSYSLYLDKIEGYWREYVSEAYRRRRDRCMELLQRESELAEIARLVGVEALSAEEQIIIESAKSIREDFLQQNAFRDDDQFTSLAKQDRLLKLILHFHDTALESWRCGAGLKELFSVPVRERIGRAKYLAEEQTGEFALIEDEIKTQLLALCRKERD; from the coding sequence ATGACACAGATCGAACAGGGACGCATCGTCAAAGTCGCGGGTCCGCTTGTGGTGGCGGAGGGGCTCGCGAGGTCCCGGATGTACGGCCTCGTTCGCGTCGGGGCCGAGGGGCTCATGGGCGAGATCATCGAGATGCGCGGAGAGTTGTGTTCGGTGCAGGTGTACGAGGAGACCGAGGGTCTTGGACCGGGGGATCCGGTGATCTCGACAGGCGCGCCGCTCTCCGTCGAGCTTGGGCCCGGCATGATGGGCGCGGTCTACGACGGCGTGCAGCGCCCTCTCGATGTGCTCGAACGGATGGCAGGCGCGTTCTTGGCTCGTGGAATTAGCGCGCCGGGGCTTGATCGAGATAGGCGCTGGACGTTTCACGCACTGGCGCGAGCTGGTGAGCACCTTGAGGCTGGCGACATCATCGGAGTCGTTCAGGAAAACAACGTCATCTCGCAACGCATCATGGTGCCGCCGACCGTCAACGGACGACTCGAGCACCTCGAGAGCGGAACTTACACCGTCACTGACCCGGTGGGCCGCCTGATCGCCGATGACGGCACCCCCCACGAACTTCTGCTGATGCAGACGTGGCCCGTGCGCGTGCCCCGTCCGTACCGTCGCAAGATCTCGCTCAGCGAGCCGCTCGTGACCGGGACGCGCATCATAGACACGTTTTTCCCGCTGCTCAAAGGAGGTGTCGCCTGCATTCCGGGCCCCTTCGGCGCGGGCAAGACCGTCACCCAGCACCAGATCGCCAAGTGGTCGAACGCTGATATCGTCATCTTCATCGGGTGCGGGGAGCGCGGTAACGAGATGACCGACGTCCTCAAAGAGTTCCCGGAACTCAACGACCCTTACTCTGGCGAGCCGCTGATGCGCCGTACCGTGCTCATCGCCAACACGTCGAACATGCCGGTCGCGGCGCGTGAAGCGAGCGTCTACACCGGCATCACGATGGCCGAGTACTTCCGTGACATGGGCTACAGCGTCGTGCTTCAGGCGGACTCCACCTCGCGCTGGGCCGAGGCGATGCGCGAGATCTCCGGCCGCCTCGAGGAGATGCCCGGTGAAGAAGGGTTCCCTGCGTACCTCGGCACCAGATTGGCGGCGTTTTACGAACGAGCGGGCAACGTCGTGGCACTCGGACGGCCGATCGAAGACGACGGCGCGAACGGCGCCGGTCACGGCGAACGCGCCGGATCGGTGTCGATTGTAGGGTCGGTGTCACCGCCAGGAGGCGATCTCTCCGAGCCGGTCGTGCAGAACACCTTGCGCGTGGTGAAAGTCTTCTGGGCGCTGGAGGACAGGCTCGCCTATGAGCGGCACTTCCCGTCGATTAACTGGCTCGTGAGTTACTCGCTGTACCTCGACAAGATTGAGGGCTACTGGCGCGAATACGTGAGCGAGGCGTACCGCCGACGGCGCGATCGGTGCATGGAGCTATTGCAGCGCGAGAGCGAACTTGCTGAGATCGCTCGGCTCGTGGGCGTCGAGGCGCTCTCGGCCGAAGAGCAGATCATCATCGAGAGCGCGAAGTCGATCCGGGAGGATTTTCTCCAGCAAAACGCGTTTCGCGACGACGATCAGTTCACATCGCTTGCCAAGCAAGACCGCTTGCTCAAGCTGATCTTGCACTTCCACGATACCGCGCTGGAGTCGTGGCGGTGCGGCGCGGGACTCAAGGAACTGTTCTCGGTGCCCGTGCGGGAACGCATTGGCCGTGCAAAGTATCTGGCCGAGGAACAAACCGGTGAGTTTGCCCTGATCGAGGACGAGATCAAGACGCAGCTTCTGGCGTTATGCCGTAAGGAGAGGGATTAG
- a CDS encoding V-type ATP synthase subunit F, translating to MSARTIAIVGDEATVTGFRPLGFAVFPLAVPAAARQLWPELTSGHYAVVLITEAVYEQIAELVSARSEQPLPAITIIPGAGSAGGAGEARISAAIERALGAAVTIGAEDR from the coding sequence ATGAGCGCGCGCACCATTGCCATCGTGGGTGACGAGGCGACCGTAACTGGTTTTCGGCCCTTGGGGTTTGCGGTCTTCCCGCTTGCCGTCCCCGCGGCGGCTCGGCAGCTGTGGCCTGAGCTCACCAGCGGCCACTACGCTGTCGTGCTCATCACCGAGGCGGTCTACGAACAGATTGCCGAACTCGTCTCGGCGCGCTCCGAGCAGCCGCTACCGGCGATCACGATCATACCGGGTGCAGGGAGCGCGGGCGGTGCCGGAGAAGCGAGGATCAGTGCCGCGATCGAGCGTGCGCTCGGTGCCGCCGTCACCATCGGAGCAGAGGACAGGTAG
- a CDS encoding V-type ATP synthase subunit K, with the protein MGLSGIDWAYFGAALAASGGGIGSAIGITIVSHAATGVVSEDSEKFGRILPLAAMPGTQGIYGFITALLVFIFFGVFDGSVDLSAHEGLRVFFSCLPVALVCLVSGIYQGSTAVGSAGMVARRDEDAGKALIFPALVETYAVFSLIVTIIMMLYVTAG; encoded by the coding sequence ATGGGGTTGTCCGGAATCGACTGGGCGTACTTTGGGGCGGCGCTCGCCGCGAGCGGGGGCGGTATAGGTTCCGCCATCGGCATCACCATCGTGAGCCACGCGGCGACGGGGGTCGTTTCCGAGGATTCCGAGAAGTTCGGCCGCATCTTGCCGCTGGCGGCGATGCCGGGGACGCAGGGCATCTACGGGTTCATCACCGCGCTACTCGTCTTCATTTTCTTTGGCGTCTTCGACGGCTCGGTCGACCTCAGTGCTCACGAAGGGTTGCGCGTGTTCTTCTCGTGCCTCCCGGTTGCGCTTGTCTGTCTCGTGTCCGGCATCTACCAGGGATCGACGGCGGTTGGTTCCGCTGGGATGGTGGCGCGCCGCGACGAAGACGCCGGCAAGGCGCTCATCTTTCCCGCGCTCGTTGAGACGTACGCGGTCTTCTCGCTCATCGTCACCATCATCATGATGCTCTACGTGACCGCCGGGTAG
- a CDS encoding M23 family metallopeptidase, with translation MTPTPNAEHTAAADAARAARRSRCRASAIRTRRARQIALATVATFSAIAALWWTWPTGGAASSGDASGSSHTATESVAEMFTTPAPPTPIFGHGEGIELHLAVAEEDLTEIGFHRAARDNAFVIESYLPDADMKAADENRGTGRVPARVDTGATEPRILGGTVLRMWRSSRPGPPNTAVDIGAAPGSVVFAPISGTITAITPYSLYGEHDDIEIHIQPTGRADLDLVMIHVENISVSVGDQVLAGVTPIARVRLLSDRIDHQLGQYCTSPGDHVHIQLNRVETPGQTIPTEGS, from the coding sequence ATGACACCGACCCCCAATGCAGAGCACACCGCAGCCGCCGATGCCGCGCGCGCCGCTAGGAGGAGCCGCTGCCGGGCCTCGGCGATCCGCACCCGGCGGGCGCGCCAGATCGCGCTTGCCACCGTCGCGACCTTCTCCGCGATCGCCGCTCTCTGGTGGACGTGGCCGACCGGCGGGGCGGCGTCATCGGGAGACGCGTCTGGCAGCTCCCACACGGCGACCGAAAGCGTCGCAGAAATGTTCACAACACCCGCGCCACCCACCCCGATCTTCGGGCACGGCGAGGGCATCGAACTGCATCTCGCGGTCGCCGAGGAGGACTTGACCGAGATCGGCTTCCATCGCGCCGCACGCGACAACGCGTTCGTCATCGAGTCATACCTCCCTGATGCGGACATGAAAGCAGCCGACGAGAATCGCGGTACCGGTCGAGTTCCCGCTAGGGTGGATACCGGCGCGACGGAGCCGCGGATTCTCGGGGGCACGGTACTCAGGATGTGGCGCTCGAGCCGCCCCGGCCCCCCTAACACCGCGGTCGACATCGGAGCCGCGCCCGGTTCGGTCGTCTTCGCTCCGATATCAGGAACGATCACCGCGATCACCCCGTATTCGCTATACGGGGAACACGACGACATCGAGATCCACATACAACCAACCGGCAGAGCCGACCTCGACCTCGTCATGATTCACGTGGAAAACATCTCCGTGAGTGTCGGAGATCAGGTGCTTGCCGGAGTCACGCCGATCGCGAGAGTACGGCTGCTTTCGGATCGAATCGACCATCAGCTCGGACAGTACTGCACCAGCCCGGGCGACCATGTGCACATACAGCTCAACCGCGTTGAAACACCTGGGCAGACGATACCCACCGAAGGGTCGTAG